From Vibrio aerogenes, a single genomic window includes:
- a CDS encoding acyl-homoserine-lactone synthase — MMNRTLVTKELEDNFDLEQKKLGLFREVAMLATTSTRHFISRILTTRIKQFDIFIPGIRNFNLAHKLGSPEYQLLPDKIDEHSLSKHELKIETEALQLFDNLAEFWCEFEIYQIQKKYSIDNIIQVEKFNYNEESYSSEIISDVHSNHSLYLTLYEPFPMRLSDALLIINLYTCIKEKKWYEILFSLDMSSYGTHFIMSLPTKVEKLNLIVSTAKINLWNDKNKWLFFSPFFQSSWKLCSDKKIKSHIENIISIDKNKECTFNTIKTFEESLINIISDKSRICEVIRLTVSGNIFEKSYILYLTQKNILKQLNKKNIALAFVVFEQEMALAFYNKLGNNNFLHIGVKDLCDTGKLTHKGLWLIENLCNEFNKYSYKEYKRIYYLQKRNLKPTSDS; from the coding sequence ATGATGAATCGGACATTAGTCACTAAAGAACTTGAAGATAATTTCGATCTGGAACAGAAAAAATTAGGTCTTTTTAGAGAAGTAGCCATGCTTGCTACAACTAGTACCAGACACTTTATCAGTCGTATACTTACGACCCGTATCAAACAATTTGATATATTCATACCTGGGATACGCAATTTCAATCTTGCTCATAAATTAGGTTCACCAGAATATCAACTTCTTCCAGATAAAATAGATGAGCATTCTTTATCCAAACACGAATTAAAAATTGAGACTGAAGCATTACAACTATTTGATAATCTCGCTGAATTTTGGTGCGAATTTGAAATTTATCAAATACAAAAAAAATATAGTATCGATAATATAATACAAGTTGAAAAATTTAATTACAATGAAGAGAGTTACAGTAGTGAGATAATTTCTGATGTTCATTCAAATCACTCTTTATACCTAACATTATATGAACCATTCCCAATGAGACTATCAGATGCATTATTAATTATTAATCTATACACGTGTATAAAAGAAAAAAAATGGTATGAAATATTATTTTCTTTAGACATGTCCTCTTACGGAACACACTTCATTATGTCATTACCCACTAAAGTGGAAAAGCTCAATTTAATTGTATCAACTGCTAAAATAAATCTATGGAATGACAAAAATAAATGGTTATTCTTTTCACCTTTTTTTCAATCATCATGGAAATTATGCTCTGACAAGAAAATAAAATCACATATAGAAAATATTATATCTATTGATAAAAATAAAGAATGTACCTTTAATACAATTAAAACTTTTGAAGAGAGCCTTATAAATATAATATCAGATAAAAGCCGTATATGTGAAGTCATTCGACTTACAGTAAGTGGAAATATATTTGAAAAATCATATATACTTTATTTAACACAAAAAAACATTCTTAAGCAACTAAATAAAAAAAACATTGCACTTGCATTTGTGGTATTCGAGCAAGAAATGGCACTAGCATTTTATAATAAATTAGGTAATAATAACTTTCTACATATTGGTGTAAAGGATCTCTGTGACACCGGAAAACTGACACATAAAGGTTTATGGCTTATTGAAAACCTATGTAATGAGTTTAATAAATATAGTTATAAAGAATATAAGAGGATATACTACTTACAAAAAAGGAATTTAAAACCAACTTCGGATAGCTGA